A single genomic interval of Granulicella tundricola MP5ACTX9 harbors:
- a CDS encoding ABC transporter permease, whose translation MTFLHQHASEIARLTFEHLWLTFFAMALAAAVGIPTGILLTRHERLAKPIITIANIIQVIPSLALFGLLLPVPWLGENAARLAILALTGYALLPILRSTYAGIRSVDPALIDVAAAMGMTPTQRLLKVELPLGASVILAGLRTATVTCVGVATIAAAIGAGGLGELIFRGVASVDNGLVLAGAIPAALLALIADSALGLLEKKLTIRHT comes from the coding sequence ATGACCTTCCTCCACCAGCACGCCTCAGAGATAGCCCGCCTAACCTTCGAGCACCTCTGGCTCACCTTCTTCGCCATGGCCCTGGCCGCAGCAGTAGGCATCCCCACCGGCATCCTCCTCACCCGTCACGAGCGCCTCGCCAAACCCATCATCACCATCGCCAACATCATCCAGGTCATCCCCTCGCTCGCCCTCTTCGGCCTCCTCCTCCCCGTCCCCTGGCTGGGAGAAAACGCCGCAAGACTAGCCATCCTCGCCCTCACCGGCTACGCCCTCCTGCCCATCCTCCGCAGCACCTACGCCGGCATCCGCTCGGTCGATCCCGCCCTGATCGACGTAGCCGCCGCCATGGGCATGACCCCCACCCAGCGCCTCCTCAAGGTCGAGCTCCCCCTTGGCGCGAGCGTCATCCTGGCCGGCCTCCGCACCGCCACCGTAACCTGCGTAGGCGTAGCCACCATCGCCGCGGCCATAGGCGCAGGCGGCCTCGGCGAGCTCATCTTCCGCGGCGTAGCCTCCGTAGACAACGGCCTCGTCCTCGCCGGAGCCATCCCCGCCGCCCTCCTCGCCCTCATCGCAGACTCAGCCCTAGGCCTCCTCGAAAAGAAGCTCACCATCCGCCACACCTGA
- the lepB gene encoding signal peptidase I, translated as MNDFVPQPAAPSEPTPAKGSLRAWLRDLLLSVGVSAFIIIFLYQPVRVEGTSMNPGLEDQDRLFVNKLAFHVGEIHHSDVVVFLYPHDHTKSYIKRVIAVPGDHIRIDHGRVYLNDQRLPESYVPTRFTDDRSQPELIIPPASYFVMGDHRSISSDSRDFGLVPRDLIYGKAAFVYWPMDQAGVVR; from the coding sequence TTGAACGACTTTGTCCCTCAACCTGCTGCCCCTTCCGAACCAACGCCCGCCAAAGGCTCCCTCCGCGCCTGGCTCCGCGACCTCCTGCTCTCCGTCGGCGTCTCCGCCTTCATCATCATCTTCCTCTACCAACCGGTCCGCGTAGAGGGAACCAGCATGAACCCCGGTCTTGAGGACCAGGATCGCCTCTTCGTCAATAAACTCGCCTTCCACGTCGGAGAGATCCACCACAGTGACGTCGTCGTCTTCCTCTACCCCCACGACCACACCAAGAGCTACATCAAGCGCGTCATCGCCGTCCCCGGAGACCACATCCGCATCGATCACGGTCGCGTCTACCTCAACGACCAGCGCCTCCCCGAGTCCTACGTCCCCACCCGCTTCACCGACGACCGCTCCCAGCCCGAACTCATCATCCCCCCAGCCTCCTACTTCGTCATGGGTGACCACCGTTCCATCTCCTCAGACAGCCGCGACTTCGGCCTCGTCCCCCGCGATCTCATCTACGGCAAAGCCGCCTTCGTCTACTGGCCCATGGATCAGGCGGGCGTAGTCCGCTAA
- a CDS encoding four helix bundle protein gives MQDFRQLAVWKRAHLLVLHIYEASEAMPEAERFGLLLNLRRTAISVASKIAEGSGRGSDAKFAIELRRSRAAITELEYLLLLSRDLGHLPETQFQSLTEEIVEVRKMISGLISRLTTAP, from the coding sequence ATGCAAGACTTCCGCCAACTGGCAGTGTGGAAGCGAGCCCACCTCCTCGTCCTCCACATCTATGAAGCATCCGAAGCCATGCCAGAAGCCGAGCGCTTCGGGCTCTTGCTCAACCTGAGAAGAACTGCAATCTCGGTCGCCTCCAAAATCGCAGAGGGAAGTGGCAGAGGGAGCGATGCCAAATTCGCAATCGAACTCCGCAGAAGCCGCGCAGCCATTACAGAACTGGAATACCTGCTCCTGCTTTCACGAGATCTCGGCCACCTGCCGGAGACTCAGTTCCAATCGCTCACAGAAGAGATCGTCGAAGTCCGCAAGATGATCTCAGGCCTCATCTCCCGTCTTACAACCGCTCCGTAA
- the gap gene encoding type I glyceraldehyde-3-phosphate dehydrogenase, with protein sequence MAVKVGINGFGRIGRNVFRTALGNPEIEFVAVNDLTTPATLAHLLKYDSILGNLKNTISHGADYIEVDGKKIKVFAERDPSKLDWASVGAEIVVESTGFFTDAEKAKAHLGTTVKKVIISAPATNEDLTVVLGVNDDKYDASKHHVISNASCTTNCLAPVVKVLHDTFGIASGIMTTIHSYTNDQVILDTPHKDLRRARAAALSMIPSSTGAAKALKLVVPEMAGKLDGFAIRVPTPNVSVVDLTFVAEKPISVETINAAIKAASEAGPMVGILGFTDEELVSTDFRGDSRSSIFDSKLTKVVGQTGKVISWYDNEWGYSSRVKDLVLFLVEKGL encoded by the coding sequence ATGGCAGTGAAGGTTGGGATCAACGGCTTCGGCCGCATTGGACGGAATGTGTTTCGAACGGCTCTGGGAAATCCGGAGATCGAGTTCGTTGCGGTGAACGATCTGACGACGCCGGCGACGCTGGCCCATCTGCTGAAGTACGACTCGATTCTGGGGAATCTGAAGAACACGATCTCCCATGGGGCGGACTACATCGAGGTCGATGGGAAGAAGATCAAGGTGTTTGCGGAGCGCGACCCGAGCAAGCTGGACTGGGCGAGCGTGGGGGCGGAGATCGTGGTGGAATCGACGGGGTTCTTTACGGATGCGGAGAAGGCGAAGGCGCACCTGGGAACGACCGTGAAGAAGGTAATCATTTCCGCGCCGGCGACCAATGAGGACCTGACCGTGGTGCTGGGCGTGAACGATGACAAGTACGATGCGAGCAAGCATCATGTGATTTCGAACGCGAGCTGCACGACGAACTGCCTGGCTCCGGTGGTGAAGGTGCTGCACGATACGTTTGGGATTGCGAGCGGGATCATGACGACGATCCACAGCTATACGAACGACCAGGTGATCCTGGATACGCCGCATAAGGATCTACGGCGGGCTCGGGCGGCTGCTTTGAGCATGATTCCTAGTTCTACCGGCGCGGCCAAGGCGCTGAAGCTGGTGGTGCCGGAGATGGCTGGGAAGCTGGATGGATTTGCGATTCGGGTTCCGACTCCGAACGTATCGGTCGTGGACCTGACGTTTGTGGCGGAGAAGCCAATCTCGGTGGAGACGATCAATGCGGCGATCAAGGCTGCTTCTGAAGCCGGACCGATGGTTGGGATTCTGGGCTTTACGGACGAGGAGCTTGTGAGTACGGACTTCCGGGGGGATTCTCGGTCGTCTATTTTTGACTCGAAGCTGACGAAGGTTGTTGGGCAGACTGGGAAGGTGATCAGCTGGTACGACAATGAGTGGGGGTATTCGAGCCGGGTGAAGGATCTGGTTTTGTTTTTGGTGGAGAAGGGGCTGTAG
- a CDS encoding RidA family protein: MNERQNFAGTSEYEDVIGFSRAVRVGRHVMVSGTGPVGCDDADVAGQTDQCLTLIAAALKSAGTSFEHVVRTRMYLTDRNDWEAAGRVHGKFFKLVKPAATMVVVAGLIDPRWKIEIEADALIPGDATDAPGEDE; this comes from the coding sequence ATGAATGAGCGACAGAACTTTGCGGGGACTTCTGAGTACGAGGATGTGATTGGGTTCTCGCGGGCGGTGCGGGTTGGGCGGCATGTGATGGTGTCGGGGACTGGGCCGGTGGGGTGCGATGACGCGGATGTTGCGGGGCAGACGGATCAATGTCTGACTTTGATTGCGGCGGCGCTGAAGAGCGCGGGGACTAGCTTTGAGCATGTAGTTCGGACGCGGATGTATCTGACCGACCGGAATGACTGGGAGGCTGCGGGGCGGGTGCATGGGAAGTTCTTCAAGCTGGTGAAGCCGGCGGCTACTATGGTTGTGGTCGCAGGATTGATCGATCCGCGGTGGAAGATTGAGATTGAGGCGGATGCGCTGATTCCAGGCGACGCTACGGATGCTCCAGGAGAAGACGAGTAA
- the tpiA gene encoding triose-phosphate isomerase, producing MRKPVIAGNWKMYKTPRESLAFLQVFLPLIENHTRDEVVLFPTMSSLGYVLEAVEGSNVRAGAQTMHWLNEGPYTGQTSPTMLASIHCTHVLLGHSERRIYANETDDMVNWKLKAAIAHSLTPVVCVGETMDKRQSGLTEAVLRWQISCALNGVEREGSQAMIIAYEPIWAIGTGSTATPAQVEEAHKIIRREVAERLGEERAESTRIIYGGSVKPENTAKLMAQPNIDGALVGGASLDPETFCRIVKYATA from the coding sequence ATGCGGAAGCCTGTGATTGCCGGGAATTGGAAGATGTACAAGACTCCGAGGGAGTCGCTTGCGTTTCTGCAGGTGTTTTTGCCTTTGATCGAGAACCATACGCGGGATGAGGTTGTTCTGTTTCCGACCATGTCTTCGCTGGGCTATGTGCTGGAGGCTGTGGAGGGATCGAACGTCAGGGCTGGGGCTCAGACGATGCACTGGCTGAATGAGGGGCCTTATACGGGGCAGACCTCGCCGACGATGCTGGCGAGTATTCATTGCACGCATGTGCTGCTGGGACACTCCGAGCGGCGGATCTATGCGAATGAGACCGACGACATGGTGAACTGGAAGCTGAAGGCTGCGATTGCACACTCGCTGACGCCGGTGGTGTGCGTGGGTGAGACGATGGATAAGCGGCAGTCCGGGCTGACAGAGGCGGTGCTGCGGTGGCAGATCTCCTGCGCACTGAATGGGGTGGAGCGGGAGGGGTCGCAGGCGATGATTATTGCTTACGAGCCGATCTGGGCGATCGGGACTGGAAGCACGGCTACTCCGGCGCAGGTGGAAGAGGCGCACAAGATTATCAGGCGGGAGGTTGCGGAGAGGCTGGGTGAGGAGCGTGCGGAGTCTACGCGGATTATTTATGGGGGGTCGGTCAAGCCCGAGAATACGGCGAAATTGATGGCTCAGCCGAATATCGATGGGGCGCTGGTGGGTGGGGCTAGCTTAGATCCAGAGACGTTCTGCCGGATTGTGAAGTACGCGACTGCGTAG
- a CDS encoding ATP-binding protein, producing the protein MRRRTRRGPNESESTGKSGQELPTGQLAPLRPTYPDPIERKPEAPKPEPVKPVISRTTELPIDLLPVAAKHAQPEPEGPEGFEPSAPPEGFAPADPEAEKKVVVETQPESLATPPPGPEAVSPKAPRGYVVLTIGLPGSGKTTWYKRRGVSPLSSDMLRTILFDDITDQRYQGLVFSTLRSLLRARLIAKMPWNYVDATNLSPHERRQWIKMAKSFGYEVQAVFFDVPLAVCMERNSKRDRQVTDEVMQKMAERLRPPVFKEGFDKITVVRVKGAPEAPSDTPTLPQPTPEEPNPDAAPTPTQEPQPEA; encoded by the coding sequence ATGAGAAGACGCACCAGACGTGGACCCAACGAGTCCGAGTCCACCGGCAAAAGCGGCCAGGAACTGCCCACCGGCCAGCTTGCCCCCCTCCGCCCCACCTACCCGGACCCGATCGAGCGCAAACCCGAAGCCCCCAAACCGGAACCGGTTAAACCCGTCATCTCCCGCACCACCGAGCTTCCTATCGATCTTCTTCCGGTCGCCGCGAAGCACGCGCAGCCCGAACCCGAAGGTCCCGAGGGCTTCGAGCCCTCCGCCCCCCCGGAAGGCTTCGCCCCCGCCGACCCCGAGGCTGAAAAGAAGGTCGTCGTAGAGACCCAGCCCGAGTCTCTCGCCACCCCGCCCCCCGGCCCGGAGGCCGTCTCGCCCAAGGCTCCCCGCGGCTACGTCGTCCTCACCATCGGCCTCCCCGGCTCCGGCAAGACCACCTGGTACAAGCGCCGCGGCGTCTCGCCCCTGTCCTCGGACATGCTCCGCACCATCCTCTTTGACGACATCACGGACCAGCGCTACCAGGGCCTCGTCTTCAGCACCTTGCGCTCGCTCCTCCGCGCACGCCTGATCGCCAAGATGCCCTGGAACTACGTCGACGCCACCAACCTCAGCCCGCATGAGCGCCGCCAGTGGATCAAGATGGCCAAGTCCTTCGGGTACGAGGTCCAGGCCGTCTTCTTCGACGTCCCCCTCGCCGTCTGCATGGAGCGCAACTCCAAGCGCGACCGCCAGGTCACCGACGAGGTCATGCAGAAGATGGCCGAGCGCCTTCGCCCTCCCGTCTTCAAAGAGGGCTTTGACAAGATCACCGTCGTCCGCGTCAAGGGAGCCCCTGAAGCACCCTCAGACACCCCCACCCTCCCCCAACCGACCCCCGAAGAGCCCAACCCGGACGCCGCTCCAACCCCCACTCAGGAACCCCAACCCGAGGCATAA
- a CDS encoding phosphoglycerate kinase codes for MAKLSIRDLELGGKRVLIRVDFNVPLSKDGREILDDTRIRETVPTIEYALRRKARVVLCSHLGRPKGKVVPALSLRPVVDRLRELLDHVLGEDENVGFAPDCVGEVATELVNGLEQGQTLLLENLRFHAGEEANDPVFAKKLAALCDVYVNDAFGSAHRAHASTEGITHFVKESAAGLLMESELEHLGKALTEPDKPFVAIIGGAKVSDKIGVIEAMLEKADAVLIGGGMAYTFLRAMGQDTGKSLVEVDKVDVAGETLKKAAAKGVRFLLPVDHVVADRFAADAARGVWKAPAGIPEDKMALDIGPETVELFAAEIAGARTVLWNGPMGVFEFPAFAVGTNAIAEAVAGNDEATTIVGGGDSVSAIHKSGFAGKITHISTGGGASLEFLEGKVLPGVEALTERL; via the coding sequence ATGGCTAAGCTGTCGATACGGGATCTTGAACTGGGTGGGAAGCGCGTGCTGATTCGCGTGGATTTCAATGTGCCGCTGTCCAAGGATGGCAGGGAGATTCTGGACGATACGCGGATTCGGGAGACGGTGCCGACGATCGAGTATGCGCTGCGGCGGAAGGCTCGGGTGGTGCTGTGTTCCCACCTGGGGCGGCCTAAGGGGAAGGTTGTTCCGGCGCTGAGTCTGCGGCCTGTGGTGGATCGTCTGCGGGAGCTGCTGGATCATGTGCTGGGCGAAGATGAGAACGTCGGGTTTGCGCCGGATTGCGTGGGCGAGGTGGCGACAGAGCTGGTGAATGGGCTGGAGCAGGGGCAGACACTGCTGCTCGAGAACCTGCGGTTTCATGCGGGGGAAGAGGCCAACGATCCGGTTTTTGCGAAGAAGCTCGCGGCTCTGTGCGATGTGTATGTGAACGATGCTTTTGGAAGTGCGCATCGGGCTCATGCATCGACGGAAGGGATTACGCATTTTGTGAAGGAGTCCGCGGCTGGGTTGCTGATGGAGTCGGAGCTGGAGCACCTGGGGAAGGCGCTGACGGAGCCGGATAAGCCGTTTGTGGCGATCATTGGGGGGGCGAAGGTGTCGGACAAGATCGGGGTGATCGAGGCGATGCTGGAGAAGGCGGATGCGGTGCTGATCGGTGGTGGGATGGCTTATACGTTTCTGCGGGCGATGGGGCAGGATACGGGTAAATCGCTGGTGGAGGTGGACAAGGTTGATGTGGCCGGGGAGACGCTGAAGAAGGCTGCGGCCAAGGGTGTGCGGTTCCTGCTGCCGGTGGATCATGTGGTGGCGGACAGATTTGCCGCGGATGCTGCGCGTGGGGTCTGGAAGGCGCCGGCGGGGATTCCGGAGGACAAGATGGCTCTCGACATTGGGCCGGAGACGGTGGAGTTGTTTGCGGCAGAGATTGCGGGGGCTCGGACGGTGCTTTGGAATGGGCCGATGGGGGTGTTTGAGTTCCCTGCTTTTGCCGTGGGAACGAACGCGATTGCAGAGGCTGTGGCCGGGAACGATGAGGCCACGACAATTGTGGGGGGCGGGGATTCTGTATCGGCGATCCATAAGTCGGGGTTTGCGGGGAAGATCACGCATATCTCGACCGGGGGTGGGGCTAGTTTGGAGTTTCTGGAGGGGAAGGTTCTGCCGGGGGTTGAGGCGCTTACGGAGCGGTTGTAA
- a CDS encoding ATP-binding cassette domain-containing protein produces the protein MPTPAIEFAEVSYAVQSRTLIDKVSLALEQGTTTALLGRSGSGKTTLLRMVNALVTPTAGEIRIAGVPNHLRNLTDLRRTIGYCIQETGLFPHMTVERNAALALEIAGPEPGQTKQTFRNRAAEVLALTGLDPALATRYPWQLSGGQRQRVGLARALAHDPEILLMDEPFGALDPITRAEIQTTLRALLQKLNKTVLLVTHDLDEALYLAHRVIFLEAGEVVADLNSAEVLTSPNAHVQTYVRAVHRGTPA, from the coding sequence ATGCCCACCCCCGCCATAGAGTTCGCAGAAGTCTCCTACGCCGTCCAGTCCCGCACCCTGATTGACAAAGTCTCGCTCGCCCTCGAGCAGGGAACCACCACCGCCCTCCTCGGCCGCTCCGGCTCCGGCAAGACCACCCTCCTCCGCATGGTCAACGCCCTCGTCACCCCCACCGCCGGCGAGATCCGCATCGCAGGCGTTCCCAACCACCTCCGCAACCTCACCGACCTCCGCCGCACCATCGGCTACTGCATCCAGGAGACCGGCCTCTTCCCCCACATGACCGTCGAGCGCAACGCCGCCCTCGCCCTGGAGATCGCCGGCCCCGAACCCGGCCAGACCAAACAAACCTTCCGCAACCGGGCAGCGGAAGTCCTCGCCCTAACCGGCCTCGACCCCGCCCTGGCCACCCGTTACCCCTGGCAGCTCTCGGGCGGCCAGCGCCAGCGCGTAGGCCTCGCAAGAGCCCTCGCTCACGACCCCGAAATCCTCCTCATGGACGAGCCCTTCGGAGCCCTCGACCCCATCACCCGAGCCGAGATCCAGACCACCCTCCGCGCCCTTCTCCAGAAACTCAACAAAACCGTCCTCCTCGTCACCCACGACCTCGACGAAGCCCTCTACTTGGCCCACCGCGTCATCTTCCTCGAAGCCGGCGAAGTAGTAGCCGACCTGAACTCCGCAGAGGTCCTCACCTCCCCCAACGCCCACGTCCAGACCTACGTCCGCGCAGTACACAGGGGGACCCCCGCATGA